A window of the Streptomyces sp. NBC_00250 genome harbors these coding sequences:
- a CDS encoding nitroreductase family protein codes for MGYAHEYADAVLHRGRVPMEPADFVPDWPDGPRRGKFYPGVESYALPDGDDLADAPARLGLLPPAPEDGSPGGDGAPGGHRGFTLPLLSSMLKDSYGLTGRRLGIQANSDLSGLPFYTHANWSRGTAGGGGLYPVGVYWASGPSGPLTPGIHYYDVHRHAVQRLLTGDVTARVREALGPDAPAEALETDQYLILGVKYWQTTFKYNSFGYHVVCTDVGTLAQTWRIWAAAHGLRTAPVLWFDEPRLNGLLGTDGEEEGVFAVVPLRWEGARSAPRTAGPDGPDPAVRHRDVERSRTVVEFPTVLAMHAATVADADGRPAPGALTAAAARPVPEGGTRVTLPAPSFPEVPVRQVLRTRRSSFGRFDATGPVTPGQLSSVLAACAAASFGGETDPDGTLRQVRLYAFVNHVAGIAPGAYVYDSDAGDLALVVPGPQGAFLQENYFLANYNLEQAGVVIVPTVRTTAVLDAVGDRGYRLAVGTAGAVAQTFYLAASALSLGAGVALGFDNVSFVERLGLEGTAEAPLLIMPLGNERPGPADFRHEIA; via the coding sequence ATGGGGTACGCCCATGAGTACGCCGATGCCGTCCTGCACCGCGGCCGGGTTCCGATGGAACCCGCCGACTTCGTCCCCGACTGGCCCGACGGCCCGCGCAGGGGGAAGTTCTACCCCGGCGTGGAGTCCTACGCCCTGCCCGACGGGGACGACCTGGCCGACGCGCCCGCGAGGCTCGGTCTCCTCCCTCCGGCCCCCGAGGACGGCAGTCCCGGCGGGGACGGTGCTCCCGGAGGGCACCGCGGCTTCACGCTGCCGCTCCTGTCCTCGATGCTCAAGGACTCGTACGGACTGACCGGCCGCCGTCTGGGCATCCAGGCCAACAGCGACCTGTCCGGGCTGCCGTTCTACACCCACGCCAACTGGTCGCGCGGCACGGCGGGCGGCGGCGGCCTGTACCCGGTCGGGGTGTACTGGGCCTCGGGTCCGTCGGGCCCGCTCACGCCCGGGATCCACTACTACGACGTCCATCGGCACGCCGTGCAGCGGCTGTTGACGGGGGACGTGACGGCCCGGGTCCGCGAGGCGCTGGGACCGGACGCGCCCGCCGAGGCGCTGGAGACCGACCAGTACCTGATCCTCGGCGTCAAGTACTGGCAGACGACCTTCAAGTACAACAGCTTCGGCTATCACGTGGTCTGCACCGATGTCGGGACGCTCGCGCAGACGTGGCGGATCTGGGCCGCCGCCCACGGGCTGCGCACGGCACCCGTCCTGTGGTTCGACGAGCCGCGGCTGAACGGCCTGCTCGGCACGGACGGCGAGGAGGAGGGCGTCTTCGCCGTCGTGCCCCTGCGCTGGGAGGGCGCCCGCTCCGCACCGCGCACGGCCGGCCCGGACGGCCCCGACCCGGCGGTGCGACACCGGGACGTCGAGCGTTCCCGTACCGTCGTCGAGTTCCCCACGGTGCTCGCGATGCACGCGGCGACCGTGGCCGACGCGGACGGCCGACCCGCGCCCGGGGCCCTCACCGCGGCGGCGGCCCGGCCCGTCCCCGAGGGCGGCACCCGGGTCACCCTGCCCGCCCCCTCCTTCCCCGAAGTGCCGGTGCGTCAGGTCCTGCGCACCCGGCGCAGCAGCTTCGGCCGCTTCGACGCGACCGGCCCCGTCACACCCGGTCAGCTGTCCTCCGTGCTCGCGGCCTGCGCGGCGGCCTCCTTCGGCGGGGAGACGGATCCGGACGGCACGCTCCGGCAGGTCCGCCTGTACGCCTTCGTCAACCACGTCGCGGGCATCGCCCCCGGCGCGTACGTCTACGACTCCGACGCGGGCGATCTCGCACTCGTCGTCCCCGGCCCGCAGGGGGCGTTCCTCCAGGAGAACTACTTCCTGGCCAACTACAACCTGGAGCAGGCCGGTGTGGTCATCGTGCCGACGGTCCGGACCACGGCCGTCCTGGACGCGGTCGGGGACCGGGGCTACCGGCTGGCCGTCGGCACGGCGGGGGCCGTGGCGCAGACGTTCTATCTGGCCGCGTCCGCCCTCTCGCTCGGTGCGGGAGTGGCGCTGGGCTTCGACAACGTGTCGTTCGTCGAACGGCTCGGCCTGGAAGGCACCGCCGAGGCACCCCTGCTGATCATGCCGCTCGGCAACGAGCGACCCGGCCCCGCCGACTTCCGCCACGAGATCGCCTGA
- a CDS encoding lantibiotic dehydratase, translated as MTLLPTTDTACPRPATWEVGRRFLLRAAGLPVEAVHGLRCPRTRAWADEVLAREERLGVGGPALSEALHALVEAADAVGADARRGLLALRRQIFNNRLPVDPGAAVRLVTGLDESVGARVSAWLNDRVAFGELLAKGPALIDEELDAARGELRAALAREPLRRGLLLASPVLDGRLDAYLGDTRPDAGRRMRKIERSALTYLYRTTYKTSPFSTFTPVATGVFDAEAVEGADLRIGEEWTGHVRLNVVALGRLAELILGDPVRRQDLPVALSPGWGRDEDRIRYVRQWVTSGDDDASVTFDSVRDRLFYLRGSGTLERLLAFLDGRTGLRHRDLVEWLGAEHGADPAECERYAAALLQLGMVQVPCLRTDVHCPDPLRSFQRALRELAAPWADSVADALDGPAACLAAYPTSGLAGRRTLLRTLREQLLDIQRDLGAEEPTLPRTLLYEDVSAGDDLACGEELWAGATGQALRAVEGVLPMFDLTLPHRITLHGFFLARFGRGGRCDDLLGLVHDFHEDFFDQYVSFAAKRTPFDESGEYVPEENWLGQPALRGLDGARRHFVAGMRALWERHEGEDELRLPADLLAAVSGELDPLVGDFVPLSHHVQVALPAPGSDARPRVVLNRSYGGVAFPFSRFTHVYDGVTTSDGAPEGTGLSDRLRAELRARRPRGAVFAELTGGPVTSNLNLHGRITDYQIVCPGETSTVPEDARLHLDDLSLEHDEETDRLVLRSRRLDREVVPVYLGYLVPVALPEIPRTLLLLSPSSMTPTDVWGGVPAGPAVDGVTRRPRVTHGDIVLSRRSWTADAAVLPVRRPGSDESSWYLEWRRWQRTHGLPDQVFATVLRDGRRALGAKPVHVDFASPLSLTAFEALVDREPGSGVALREMLPAENALHLTSAEGRHVAELAVETFTSRHRTEDGPTCRN; from the coding sequence ATGACCCTGTTGCCCACCACCGACACGGCATGCCCGAGACCGGCCACCTGGGAGGTGGGCCGACGTTTCCTGCTCCGGGCCGCCGGTCTGCCCGTGGAAGCCGTGCACGGGCTGCGCTGCCCGCGTACCCGTGCCTGGGCCGACGAGGTCCTGGCTCGCGAGGAACGCCTCGGCGTCGGCGGTCCTGCCCTGAGCGAGGCGCTGCACGCTCTGGTCGAGGCCGCCGACGCGGTCGGCGCCGACGCCCGCCGCGGCCTGCTCGCGCTGCGTCGCCAGATCTTCAACAACCGGCTGCCCGTCGACCCGGGGGCGGCCGTCCGCCTGGTGACCGGACTCGACGAGTCGGTCGGCGCGCGCGTCTCCGCCTGGCTGAACGACCGTGTCGCGTTCGGTGAACTCCTCGCCAAGGGCCCGGCCCTGATCGATGAGGAACTCGACGCCGCACGCGGCGAGTTGCGTGCCGCACTGGCCCGGGAGCCGCTCCGCAGGGGACTGCTCCTGGCCTCGCCGGTGCTCGACGGCCGGCTCGACGCCTACCTGGGTGACACCCGACCCGACGCGGGCAGGCGGATGCGCAAGATCGAACGGTCGGCGCTCACGTATCTGTACCGCACGACGTACAAGACCAGCCCGTTCAGCACCTTCACCCCGGTCGCGACCGGCGTCTTCGACGCCGAGGCGGTCGAGGGCGCCGACCTGCGCATCGGGGAGGAGTGGACGGGGCACGTACGCCTCAACGTCGTCGCCCTCGGGCGGCTGGCCGAGCTGATCCTCGGCGACCCCGTGCGCCGCCAGGACCTCCCCGTCGCGCTGTCCCCGGGCTGGGGGCGCGACGAGGACCGGATCCGCTACGTGCGGCAGTGGGTGACGAGCGGTGACGACGACGCTTCCGTCACCTTCGACTCCGTCCGCGACCGGCTGTTCTACCTTCGTGGCAGCGGCACTCTGGAACGGCTGCTCGCGTTCCTCGACGGCCGCACGGGACTGCGCCACCGCGATCTGGTCGAGTGGCTCGGGGCCGAGCACGGCGCCGACCCCGCCGAGTGCGAGCGGTACGCCGCCGCGCTGCTCCAGCTCGGCATGGTCCAAGTGCCGTGTCTACGCACCGATGTGCACTGCCCGGACCCGTTGCGGTCCTTCCAGCGGGCCCTGCGCGAGCTCGCGGCCCCGTGGGCCGACTCCGTGGCCGACGCCCTGGACGGCCCGGCCGCCTGCCTGGCCGCGTATCCCACGTCCGGTCTCGCCGGACGACGCACCCTGCTGCGGACCTTGCGTGAGCAACTCTTGGACATACAGAGGGACTTGGGCGCTGAAGAGCCGACGCTTCCTCGGACGCTCCTGTACGAGGACGTCAGCGCGGGTGACGATCTGGCCTGCGGAGAGGAACTCTGGGCGGGCGCCACAGGACAGGCCCTGCGTGCGGTCGAGGGCGTCCTGCCGATGTTCGACCTCACACTGCCCCACCGCATCACCCTGCACGGCTTCTTCCTGGCCCGTTTCGGACGCGGCGGCCGGTGCGACGACCTGCTCGGCCTGGTGCACGACTTCCACGAGGACTTCTTCGACCAGTACGTCTCCTTCGCCGCGAAGCGCACACCGTTCGACGAGAGCGGGGAGTACGTCCCCGAGGAGAACTGGCTCGGTCAGCCCGCGCTGCGCGGCCTGGACGGAGCCCGTCGCCACTTCGTCGCCGGAATGCGGGCGCTGTGGGAGCGCCACGAAGGAGAGGACGAGCTGCGGTTGCCCGCCGACCTCCTCGCCGCGGTGTCGGGTGAACTGGACCCGCTCGTCGGTGACTTCGTACCGCTGAGCCATCACGTCCAGGTGGCGCTCCCCGCCCCCGGCAGCGACGCGCGACCCCGCGTGGTCCTCAACCGTTCGTACGGCGGAGTCGCATTCCCGTTCAGCCGCTTCACCCATGTGTACGACGGGGTGACGACGTCCGACGGGGCCCCCGAGGGGACCGGCCTGTCGGATCGCCTGCGTGCCGAGCTGCGCGCCCGCCGACCGCGGGGGGCGGTGTTCGCCGAGCTGACCGGTGGACCCGTCACCAGCAACCTCAACCTGCACGGAAGAATAACGGACTATCAGATCGTCTGCCCCGGCGAGACGTCCACGGTTCCGGAGGACGCGAGGCTGCACCTGGACGACCTCTCCCTGGAGCACGACGAGGAGACCGACCGGCTCGTCCTGCGTTCGCGCCGCCTCGACCGTGAAGTCGTGCCCGTCTATCTCGGGTACCTCGTGCCGGTGGCCCTGCCGGAGATACCACGCACCCTGCTGCTCCTGTCACCGAGCTCCATGACACCCACCGACGTGTGGGGTGGCGTTCCGGCGGGCCCTGCTGTCGACGGCGTCACCCGTAGACCGCGGGTGACGCACGGCGACATCGTGCTGAGCCGCCGCAGCTGGACCGCGGACGCCGCCGTGCTGCCGGTCCGCCGCCCGGGTTCCGACGAGTCGTCGTGGTACCTGGAGTGGCGGCGCTGGCAGCGCACCCACGGCCTGCCCGACCAGGTCTTCGCCACGGTGCTGCGCGACGGCCGCCGGGCCCTGGGCGCCAAGCCCGTCCACGTGGACTTCGCCAGCCCGCTGTCACTGACCGCTTTCGAGGCCCTGGTGGACCGCGAGCCGGGCTCAGGGGTGGCGCTGCGCGAGATGCTCCCCGCCGAGAACGCCCTGCATCTGACGTCCGCCGAAGGCCGGCACGTGGCCGAACTGGCCGTGGAGACCTTCACTTCCCGCCACCGCACCGAGGACGGCCCGACATGCCGGAACTGA